From Curtobacterium sp. MCBA15_012:
GAACGTCCCCGGCGGTCCGCCGCAGTCCGCTCCCGGTGCCCCGCGTCCCGAGCACGACCGCGACGCCGAGGCACGGCGCACGGCCTGGGAGCGCGGTGGCACGACGCTCTTCCCCGCCGCGAAGATCGCCGACCGGGTGTCGACCGTCCTCCTGCTGGTCTTCGGCGCGGTGATGACCGTCGTCACCGTGGTCGTGGGCGTGATCGGGGTGGCCTCGGCGACGACCTCGTGCGACGCGGCGACGGGGTGTTCGCCCGGTGGGTACCTCGGCGGTGCGGCGATCGCGGCGGGTGGCTCGTTCGTGGTGGGGGTCGCCACGGTCGTCCTCGCGGTCGGGGCCTGGGTGCGCCGACGCTCGTCGTGGTGGATCGCGGCGATCGGCTTCGTGCTCGCGGTGGCCTGCATCGCGTGGGGCGGGGTCGTGTTCGCCGACGCGGCCGACGGTGCCGGGAGCACCGGGACCGCGGGGAACGCGACGGCGTCGGCGCCCGCCTGACCGACCCGACACGCACGCGCCGCCCGGCGTAGCCTGCCGCGCATGGTGACCGTGTCGCGCACGACCGTGGCCGTCGTCGGCGGCGGTCCCGCCGGCGTCGTGCTCGGCCTGCTGCTCGCCCGCGGCGGTGTCGACGTACGCGTCGTCGAGTCGCACGACGACTTCCTCCGCGACTTCCGCGGCGACACCGTGCACGCCTCGACGATCCGACTGCTCGACGAGCTCGGGCTCGGGGAGCGCTTCCGTGCGCTGCCGCAGACCCGGCTCGACGACCTGTCCCTCCCCCGCCCGGACGGTTCGCGCGTGGTGCTCGGGGAGTTCTCGCGGCTGCGTCCACCGTACGACCACGTCGCGATGGTGCCGCAGTGGGACCTGCTCGACCTGCTCACCACCGCCGCCCGCGAGGAACCGTCGTTCACGATCTCGATGGGCACGGCCGCGAGCGGGCCCATCGTCGAGGACGGGGTCGTCACGGGCGTCCACCTGCACCCGCGCCACGGGGGCGGTCCCGAGGAGCTGCGCGCCGACGTCGTGGTGGCCTGCGACGGACGGAACTCGGTGCTGCGGACCGCCGCCGGGCTCCGGCCGCGGCGCTTCCGCGTGGGGTTCGACACGTGGTGGTTCCGGCTGCCCCGCCGTGCCGGCGACGACGGCGCCGCACTGGTCCCCGCGTTCGACGGCCGTGACGTCCTGCTCGCCTTCCCCCGACGGGACCACCACCAGGTCGCGTACTTCGCGCCGAAGGGGTCGGACCCGGCGCTGCGTGCCGCGGGAGTGGCGGCGTTCCGGGCGACGGTCGCGCGGCTGCGGCCGGACCTGGCCGACCGGGTGGGCGCGATCCGGTCGATGGACGACGTGCACGTGCTCGACGTGCGGCTCGACCGGCTGCGGCGCTGGTGGCGGCCGGGGCTGCTCTGCATCGGGGACGCCGCGCACGCGATGTCCCCGGCGGGCGGGGTCGGGATCAACCTGGCGGTGCAGGACGCGGTCGCGACCGCCACTGCACTCGTGCCCGCGCTCCGTCGGGGGCTGCACGGACGGGCGCTCGACCCGGTGCTGCGCGCCGTCCAGCG
This genomic window contains:
- a CDS encoding FAD-dependent oxidoreductase → MVTVSRTTVAVVGGGPAGVVLGLLLARGGVDVRVVESHDDFLRDFRGDTVHASTIRLLDELGLGERFRALPQTRLDDLSLPRPDGSRVVLGEFSRLRPPYDHVAMVPQWDLLDLLTTAAREEPSFTISMGTAASGPIVEDGVVTGVHLHPRHGGGPEELRADVVVACDGRNSVLRTAAGLRPRRFRVGFDTWWFRLPRRAGDDGAALVPAFDGRDVLLAFPRRDHHQVAYFAPKGSDPALRAAGVAAFRATVARLRPDLADRVGAIRSMDDVHVLDVRLDRLRRWWRPGLLCIGDAAHAMSPAGGVGINLAVQDAVATATALVPALRRGLHGRALDPVLRAVQRRRTPPTVAVQAAQRLLHRVVFERAFAGRTAGGPPLLPVLLARWVPPARWAYARAVAFGPLPEHAPPWARR
- a CDS encoding DUF6264 family protein — encoded protein: MTWSNVPGGPPQSAPGAPRPEHDRDAEARRTAWERGGTTLFPAAKIADRVSTVLLLVFGAVMTVVTVVVGVIGVASATTSCDAATGCSPGGYLGGAAIAAGGSFVVGVATVVLAVGAWVRRRSSWWIAAIGFVLAVACIAWGGVVFADAADGAGSTGTAGNATASAPA